In the Theobroma cacao cultivar B97-61/B2 chromosome 1, Criollo_cocoa_genome_V2, whole genome shotgun sequence genome, one interval contains:
- the LOC18610690 gene encoding ganglioside-induced differentiation-associated protein 2 — MSSQISESDQEQLIQKLDIFKIHGKDKRGRKILRVTGKFFPARFLSVEVLKKYLEENIFPRLGKKPFSVLYVHTGVQRSENFPGISALRSIYDAIPVNVKDNLQAVYFLHPGLQARLFLATFGRLLFSGGLYGKLRYVNRLDYLWEHVRRNEIEIPDFVYDHDEDLEYRPMMDYGLESDHPRVYGAPAVDSPVSMYSMRCIS, encoded by the exons ATGTCGTCTCAGATTTCTGAGTCTGATCAGGAACAGCTCATCCAGAAGCTCGATATTTTCAAGATCCACGGCAAAGATAAACGAGGCCGCAAGATTCTTCGCGTTACGGGGAAATTTTTCCCTG CTCGGTTCTTGAGCGTTGAGGTTTTGAAGAAGTATTTGGAGGAGAATATATTTCCGAGGTTGGGAAAGAAGCCGTTTTCGGTGCTGTACGTGCACACCGGGGTTCAACGGAGCGAGAACTTTCCTGGAATCTCAGCCCTTCGATCAATCTACGACGCGATCCCCGTCAACGTCAAGGATAATCTCCAAGCCGTTTACTTTCTGCACCCTGGCCTCCAGGCTCGGCTCTTCCTCGCCACCTTCGGCCGCCTTCTCTTCAGCGGCgg GTTGTACGGGAAACTGAGGTACGTGAACAGGCTCGATTATCTATGGGAGCACGTGAGGAGGAACGAGATTGAGATTCCCGATTTCGTGTACGATCACGACGAAGATTTGGAGTACCGTCCGATGATGGACTATGGGTTGGAGAGTGATCATCCTCGGGTCTACGGTGCACCCGCGGTTGATTCACCCGTCTCCATGTACTCCATGAGGTGCATCTCGTAG